In Leptolyngbya sp. O-77, the genomic window AGCAACGGGCACAATCGGCGCGATCGCCCTTGGCTGCCACCCACCAGGACGGCTGGGCAGGTCGCCCGAAGGCGAGACAGGCGGCACGGGAGAAACCGTTGCAGATGGCTGTGGGGCAGATAAGCGATGGGCAGCGTGGGGAGAGCGGCTGCGCGACGGCTGATAGGTCAACACCAGCAGCCCAGCCGCCGCAAAACATAGCATCATGAAACCGCGGGCGATCGCCCACTGTCCGTCCGTGCCCACTGTTCCCAGCGATTCGCGTCTCGCCCTCACCACCGCTATTCGTTCAAATCGTTATTCATTCAAATCGCTCAAACTTGCCCCAGCGCCCCTCTATCTTAGTCCGCCTTGCCAGCCAAAAGCTTGCCAAGTTCATCACAACCTGGCAGGATTTCAATCCAGAGACTGCCTATCGATTAACCCTAGCGGCGACGCACCGACCGAGCCGTCTGCCGTCTGGGGCGCTGCCTGGTCCGACCGGTCGCTAGACCCGTCATGCTGGCCAGACCCATCAGCACACCGGGCAGCATGGCTCCTGGGCTGGCGTGAACCTTGGCAGCCGTCGGGCGCAAGTCATTTGCCTCAAGGCGCGGGCTGGAGCTATATCCTGGCACAAGGCTCAGCAGGGCCGAGACACCCGTGGCAATCAGCAGGGCGATCGCCCCCGTCTCGTCCGTCGGCTTAGCAAACTCATTCTTCATGCCAAAGGAGGCGTAGAGAAAATAGAGCGAAATCAACGCGCTCAGCAAAATGAGAAACGTGATCACGCCAGGACTATTGGCAAAGGTGTAGATCGGGCCCTTTGCGGCGGAAAACTCTTCAAATGTAGAAAACGGGCTACTCATGGGGTGTATCTCCTGTCTAAACCTAATCCATCGCCAACTCAGAAGAGGTCGGAGCCTGGGGCGTGCCATTGCCCCCAACCCCTTTAGTAATGCTGGAAATCAGCGTCATGGTGGGATATTCGGGATAGCCTTCAATGCCCAGATCGGCAATGTCTAGACCCATCACCTCTTCTTCCCGCGACACCCGCAACAGGTTAAACCGCTTCAGCAGCCAGCTTACGCCGTAGCCTGGGATAAAGCCCAGCAGCACCACAGACACCAGCGCTCCGATCAGTTGTCCAACAAAATTGATGGGCGGAATGTCGGCTCCTTGGGGATAGCCCGCCGCAAAGATGCCCGTCAGCACCGCTCCCAGCAGTCTGCAAACACCGTGAACCCCGACTGCGCCCACGGCATCGTCAATGCCTGCTTTCTCAATTGCCACAATCACCTTGGGCATGAGAAATGCGCCCGCGAACGCCAGCACAATCACCAGCGCCGGATGGTACAGATCCAGCCCTGCACCCACGGTAATAATGCCTGCCAGTCCACCGGAGATTGTGAAGAAAGGCTCACTCCTAGAGGAAATGTAGGCTCCCACCAGTCCTGCGGCCAGCGCCAAGGTAGTGTTCACGCCAATCGAGGCCAGCGTCATCGGCGTGCCGTAGATCGTCGTCTCACCTGTGTATCCGGGCAAAAAGATGACGCAAGCCGCTAAAAAGGCATAGAATCCCACAAAAATCAGCATCAGCCCCACCATCGTCAGCGGTAGGTTGTGGGGCAAGATGGGGCGCGGGTTGCCCGCTTCGTCATACTTGCCGACCCGCGGCCCCAGGTTAATCAGCACGCCTAGAGCAAAGAAGCCCGAAATACCGTGGACGATGGCCGAGCAGCCGAAATCGTGATAGCCCAGGTTGGTCACAAACCAGCCGAAGGGGTTCCAGCCCCAGGCCGCCCCGACCACCCAGGTAAACGCGCCCAACACGACGGACAGAACCAAGTACGCGCCCACCTTGACCCGCTCGATCAGCGCTCCTGACAAGATGGAGGCCGTGGTCATGGCGAATAGCGCAAAGGCAAAGAAGAAGACCCCTGTCAGATGGTCTCCAGTGTTGGGCGCTAGGGCTGGCGACCAGGGGTAAGACGCTTCGACCAGTTCCATTGCGGACTGGATGGTTTCGCTTTGCTCAGGGTTTGTCCAGGGGCCAAGAATGCCGCCCGTCACGGGGAACAATGGGAAGGCGTTATACACCCACCAGCCAAAGAAGAAAAAGGCAAGCCCAACGCTGGCAAGCGTCAGCAGGTTTTTGACCATCGTGGCCAGGACGTTTTTGGTGCGCGATGCGCCGCCCTCGTAGGCGAGGAATCCGGCGTGGATCAGCAGCATAAACACAGATGCCCAGTAGTAAAACGTCTCTGAGGCAAATGTTCCGAGGAATTCTTGTGCTTCGGGTGACATGGGTTAGGAGGTGGAGTTACGAGTCAACGGCAGGCTATTGAAAATGAAAATAGCCAGCAATGAAAATAGCTAGAAACAGCGATTGGTGAAGATTGGCCAGAGGAACCAGAGGCTTGTGAGGAGGCAGGAAAAGACTCAGCAAGATTCAGGGGTGCTTCTGTTAAACCCCTGCGCGGGCTGATGACGATGGCACGCAGCCGACGATGCAGGGGTCAGCATTCTGATATGAAGCGAATATTAAAGTCAGCCCGTCTTGACAAATGTATTCCAGTTAACCATCCGTAACCGGGTTCTGGAAGATGACCGCAAGGGCGATCGCCGTTCCCAGCATCAGCAGCAGTCCCAGCGCCCCGGCCAGCGGTTTGCCATCCAACCCCGTGATCCAGGCAGGAACTCGTCCGGTCGGTTCTAGAGCGCCTAGAGTCTCTAGGCTGGCGATCGCCATGATCCAGCCTGCATGTAGCCCCCACGCCAGTCCCAGGTTTCCTCTGGCGATCCAGCAGGCTCTGCTGAGAACCAGCCCCATGACCAGCAGCCCAGGCAGTTGCGGCACGGTTGCCCGCCCG contains:
- a CDS encoding ammonium transporter, whose protein sequence is MSPEAQEFLGTFASETFYYWASVFMLLIHAGFLAYEGGASRTKNVLATMVKNLLTLASVGLAFFFFGWWVYNAFPLFPVTGGILGPWTNPEQSETIQSAMELVEASYPWSPALAPNTGDHLTGVFFFAFALFAMTTASILSGALIERVKVGAYLVLSVVLGAFTWVVGAAWGWNPFGWFVTNLGYHDFGCSAIVHGISGFFALGVLINLGPRVGKYDEAGNPRPILPHNLPLTMVGLMLIFVGFYAFLAACVIFLPGYTGETTIYGTPMTLASIGVNTTLALAAGLVGAYISSRSEPFFTISGGLAGIITVGAGLDLYHPALVIVLAFAGAFLMPKVIVAIEKAGIDDAVGAVGVHGVCRLLGAVLTGIFAAGYPQGADIPPINFVGQLIGALVSVVLLGFIPGYGVSWLLKRFNLLRVSREEEVMGLDIADLGIEGYPEYPTMTLISSITKGVGGNGTPQAPTSSELAMD